One window of the Drosophila gunungcola strain Sukarami chromosome 3L unlocalized genomic scaffold, Dgunungcola_SK_2 000009F, whole genome shotgun sequence genome contains the following:
- the LOC128259764 gene encoding reactive oxygen species modulator 1, with the protein MPLPTSSFSQQGPTCFDKMKTGFIIGFCVGMASGAVFGGFSALRYGLRGRELINNVGKTMVQGGGTFGTFMAIGTGIRC; encoded by the exons ATGCCACTGCCCACGAGCTCATTTTCCCAACAGGGACCCACATGCTTTGATAAGATGAAGACGGGCTTCATCATCGGATTCTGTGTGGGAATGGCCAGCGGAGCGGTGTTCGGGGGATTCTCGGCACTCAG ATACGGACTACGTGGTCGGGAGCTGATCAACAATGTGGGCAAGACCATGGTCCAGGGCGGCGGAACCTTCGGGACTTTCATGGCCATCGGCACCGGGATTCGCTGCTGA
- the LOC128259762 gene encoding U4/U6 small nuclear ribonucleoprotein Prp31, with amino-acid sequence MSLADELLADLEEDNDNELEEEDAEMASAEDESLLAEKLAKPAPNLMDVDVTVQSVRELCKLRDSERLRNTLQQIEHYASRQRTAAEMLGSVESDPEYCLIVDANAIAVDIDNEISIVHKFTKEKYQKRFPELDSLIVGEIEYLLAVKELGNDLEQVKNNEKLQAILTQATIMIVSVTASTTQGTMLTPAEKAKIDEACEMAIELNNFKSKIYEYVESRMTFIAPNLSMIVGASTAAKLLGIAGGLSKLSKMPACNVQVLGSQKKTLSGFSQTQMLPHTGYVYYSQIVQDTAPDLRRKAARLVAAKSVLAARVDACHESVHGEIGLRFKEDVEKKLDKLQEPPPVKFIKPLPKPIEGSKKKRGGKRVRKMKERYALTEFRKQANRMNFGDIEEDAYQGDLGYSRGTIGKTGTGRIRLPQVDEKTKVRISKTLHKNLQKQQVYGGNTTVKRQISGTASSVAFTPLQGLEIVNPQAAERSQTEANAKYFSNTSGFLSVGQRTT; translated from the exons ATGTCGCTGGCAGACGAACTTTTAGCCGATCTCGAGGAAGACAACGACAAtgagctggaggaggaggatgcgGAGATGGCCAGTGCCGAGGATGAAAGC TTGCTGGCGGAGAAGTTGGCCAAGCCGGCTCCCAATCTGATGGACGTGGATGTTACCGTGCAGTCGGTGCGGGAGTTGTGCAAGCTGCGCGACTCGGAGCGCCTGAGGAATACCCTACAGCAGATCGAGCACTACGCAAGTCGTCAGAGGACCGCAGCCGAGATGCTGGGATCCGTGGAATCCGATCCAGAGTACTGCCTCATTGTGGATGCAAATGCCATTGCCGTGGACATCGACAACGAGATCTCTATTGTGCACAAGTTTACCAAGGAGAAGTACCAGAAAAGATTCCCAGAGCTGGACTCCTTGATCGTTGGTGAAATAGAGTACTTGCTGGCGGTCAAAGAGCTGGGCAATGACTTGGAACAGGTGAAAAACAACGAGAAGCTGCAGGCTATCCTTACACAGGCCACCATTATGATTGTATCCGTCACGGCATCAACCACGCAAGG CACCATGTTAACGCCTGCAGAAAAGGCCAAGATCGACGAGGCCTGCGAGATGGCCATCGAGCTTAACAACTTCAAGTCCAAGATATACGAATATGTAGAAAGCCGCATGACTTTCATAGCTCCCAATCTTTCCATGATTGTTGGAGCTTCTACAGCTGCGAAACTCTTAGGCATCGCCGGCGGTCTTTCAAAGCTTTCCAAAATGCCCGCCTGTAATGTTCAGGTCTTGGGTTCACAGAAGAAAACCCTTTCGGGCTTCTCGCAGACTCAGATGTTGCCACACACTGGCTACGTTTACTATTCACAGATTGTCCAGGATACAGCACCAGATTTGCGTCGCAAGGCAGCTCGTTTGGTGGCCGCCAAATCAGTGTTAGCTGCTCGCGTGGATGCCTGCCATGAGAGTGTCCACGGGGAGATCGGCCTGCGATTCAAGGAGGATGTGGAGAAGAAGCTGGACAAGTTGCAGGAGCCGCCGCCAGTGAAATTTATCAAGCCGTTGCCAAAACCCATTGAGGGTAGCAAGAAAAAGCGAGGCGGCAAACGCGTGCGCAAGATGAAGGAGCGATATGCGCTCACAGAGTTCCGCAAGCAGGCGAACCGCATGAACTTCGGAGAT ATCGAGGAAGATGCCTACCAAGGAGACTTGGGTTACTCCCGTGGAACAATCGGTAAGACAGGCACCGGGCGCATCCGTTTGCCCCAGGTGGATGAGAAGACCAAGGTGCGTATCAGTAAGACGCTGCACAAGAACCTGCAAAAGCAGCAAGTGTACGGCGGAAACACCACAGTCAAGCGGCAAATCTCCGGAACAGCATCCAGTGTGGCCTTTACGCCACTGCAGGGCCTGGAGATTGTGAATCCCCAGGCGGCGGAGCGTTCGCAGACAGAAGCCAATGCCAAATACTTTTCAAATACCTCGGGATTCCTATCCGTGGGTCAGCGAACAACTTAA
- the LOC128259696 gene encoding probable DNA mismatch repair protein Msh6, producing MSKKLNTSVGGTPTNTLFNYFAKSPAVDKKKLTPSVKTETDTTEKENVKNQQPNVEQPKPKDSKPAAKRKLPISGGSDDEAAGNGQRKRKRIVQPEADSEPEMEETKSEDDFSDCASEYEPDAHEASDDSVSSGEDEVESSENDMSADSPTPKKSRKKSKDVNNNNNEPSSKKVKLETSTQLAEGSTFQEKLKHLQSNAKKDASYDDIVTTTSTLDEPVVWPHQKLEFLQPDKIKDKAGRRPDHPEYDKSTLHVPDKFLNGLSPGVRQWWVLKSTSYDCVLFFKVGKFYELYHMDADVGVNELGFTYMRGEFAHSGFPEISFDKMSTILVDRGYKVARVEQTETPDMMTERCKQIKATKFDKVVAREICQITNRGTQVFGSQCKIGPNHQPNYMLALVEQDEGTWSRFGVCFIDTSIGDFHVGEFEDDKNCSRLLTLLSHHMPVLLINEKSALSQRSQQIVRTVLGGILKEQTPSNGSQACNAEKTLKLLAERYYAGNGADDNWPLVLRTMQSDSDHLGLTPSDDYKLALKALGQCIFFIHKCKLEPKVLPMARYQLYVPPDQLAEAKPSAVSTLRRSHMVLDATTLSNLRIIGEDHTLLSSLDHCCTKFGKRLLHHWLCAPSCDVAVIKERQEAIGELIRMPSELQEMRALLAPMPDFERNLAQIHLFGNKQIKLMDHPDSRAILFEEKIYNKQKLLGFMAVLKGFNALTKLPLMLLQCESALLKRITQLPESGGSFPDLTKVLKYFDTAFDHDAAAKTGVIAPQPGMDAEYDAAMESINEIEKRLKTYLVEQERHFGCRVTYFGSDKKRYQLDVPESHAGKANKSYSLEGQTKGKKPSRRYTTAETRALLKDMQQAEDTRNMVLKDLARRLFEKFSNHYDQWKQCIDCVANLDVLGSLAEYATHQMVICVPELVSGVDQPFIELEEGYHPCVNASTYIPNGLELGTKSEAPLSLLTGPNMGGKSTLMRELGLLVIMAQIGAHIPAASCRLSLVDRIFTRLGAQDDILAGHSTFLVELNETSLILKHATCHSLVLLDELGRGTATYDGTAIAASVVNFLANLKCRTLFSTHYHNLIDFFHNDKRITLGHMACMVENEDNEDPTQETVTFLYKYTAGACPKSYGFNAAKLAGMPQAIIKRAYELSKKVEAIALQRKITAKIVAATAGKEDSKKEKLNALKDLLRQLKMCHV from the exons ATGTCCAAAAAGTTGAACACAAGTGTGGGCGGAACGCCGACGAACACGTTGTTCAACTATTTCGCGAAATCGCCGGCTGTCGACAAGAAAAAATTGACACCTAGCgtaaaaacagaaacagacaCCACAGAAAAGGAGAATGTCAAGAATCAGCAGCCAAATGTGGAGCAACCAAAACCAAAGGATTCCAAGCCGGCGGCCAAGAGGAAGTTGCCCATTTCCGGCGGCTCCGACGATGAAGCGGCCGGAAACGGCCAACGCAAGCGGAAGCGCATCGTTCAGCCGGAAGCGGACAGCGAACCGGAAATGGAGGAGACCAAGTCGGAGGACGACTTCTCCGACTGCGCGTCGGAATACGAACCAGATGCCCATGAAGCCAGCGACGACAGCGTCAGCAGTGGAGAGGACGAGGTGGAGTCAAGCGAGAACGACATGTCCGCGGATAGTCCTACGCCCAAGAAATCCCGCAAGAAGTCTAAGGACgttaataacaacaacaatgagcCCTCAAGCAAGAAGGTCAAGTTGGAGACCTCCACCCAGCTGGCCGAGGGTTCCACTTTCCAGGAGAAACTAAAGCATCTGCAGAGCAATGCCAAAAAGGACGCGTCCTATGATGATATAGTGACCACCACCTCGACTCTGGACGAGCCTGTGGTGTGGCCGCACCAGAAGCTGGAGTTCCTGCAGCCCGACAAGATCAAGGACAAGGCGGGACGGCGACCAGATCATCCGGAATACGACAAGAGCACCCTGCACGTGCCGGATAAGTTTCTCAATGGCTTGTCGCCAGGAGTTCGCCAGTGGTGGGTCCTTAAATCGACCAGCTACGATTGCGTTTTGTTCTTTAAGGTGGGCAAGTTCTACGAACTGTATCACATGGATGCGGACGTGGGCGTCAATGAGCTGGGCTTTACTTACATGCGCGGCGAGTTTGCTCACTCGGGATTCCCGGAGATATCCTTCGACAAAATGTCCACCATCCTCGTGGACAGGGGCTATAAG GTGGCTCGCGTGGAGCAAACGGAAACACCCGACATGATGACCGAGCGTTGCAAGCAGATCAAGGCCACCAAGTTCGATAAAGTGGTGGCCCGTGAGATCTGCCAGATCACAAATCGAGGCACCCAGGTCTTCGGCTCACAGTGCAAGATCGGACCGAATCACCAGCCCAACTATATGCTGGCGTTGGTCGAGCAGGACGAGGGCACTTGGAGTCGGTTTGGCGTGTGTTTCATAGACACCTCCATTGGCGATTTCCATGTGGGCGAATTTGAGGACGACAAGAACTGCTCCCGACTGCTCACCCTGCTTTCACATCATATGCCCGTGCTG CTCATAAACGAGAAATCCGCTTTGAGCCAGCGTTCCCAGCAAATTGTGCGCACTGTACTGGGTGGAATCCTTAAGGAGCAGACGCCCAGTAATGGATCGCAGGCTTGCAATGCGGAAAAGACGCTAAAACTGCTGGCGGAACGCTACTATGCAGGAAATGGTGCCGATGACAACTGGCCATTGGTATTGCGCACCATGCAGTCGGACTCGGATCATTTGGGACTCACACCCAGCGATGATTACAAGCTTGCACTAAAAGCGCTTGGCCAGTGCATCTTCTTCATCCACAAATGCAAGCTGGAGCCCAAGGTGCTGCCCATGGCACGATATCAACTTTATGTGCCACCCGATCAGCTAGCGGAAGCGAAACCGTCGGCGGTCTCCACTTTAAGACGTTCCCACATGGTACTGGATGCCACTACCCTGTCGAATCTGAGGATTATTGGCGAGGATCACACTTTGCTCTCCTCGTTGGATCACTGTTGCACCAAGTTTGGAAAGCGACTGCTGCACCACTGGCTGTGTGCTCCGAGCTGCGATGTGGCCGTCATCAAGGAGCGACAGGAAGCCATTGGTGAACTGATCCGAATGCCCAGCGAACTGCAGGAAATGCGTGCTTTGCTAGCACCCATGCCTGATTTCGAGCGAAATTTGGCACAGATTCATCTGTTTGGCAACAAGCAAATTAAGCTGATGGACCATCCAGATTCGCGGGCCATTCTCTTCGAGGAGAAGATATACAACAAGCAGAAGCTACTCGGATTCATGGCCGTTCTTAAGGGATTTAACGCCCTTACCAAACTGCCTCTGATGTTGCTTCAGTGTGAATCAGCTTTGCTGAAGAGGATTACCCAATTGCCAGAATCTGGAGGATCATTTCCTGATCTTACCAAGGTGCTGAAATACTTTGACACTGCTTTCGATCATGATGCAGCGGCCAAAACGGGTGTCATTGCTCCTCAGCCAGGAATGGATGCAGAGTAtgatgcggcaatggaatccataAACGAGATCGAGAAACGCCTCAAGACCTATCTGGTGGAGCAGGAGCGACACTTTGGTTGCCGCGTTACCTACTTTGGGAGCGACAAGAAGCGTTACCAGTTGGACGTTCCTGAAAGTCATGCTGGCAAGGCCAATAAGTCCTATTCCCTGGAGGGACAAACCAAGGGCAAGAAGCCCTCACGTCGCTACACCACCGCTGAGACCCGAGCTCTGCTTAAGGATATGCAGCAGGCAGAAGACACAAGGAACATGGTGCTTAAGGATTTGGCGCGTCGCCTCTTCGAAAAGTTCTCCAATCACTATGACCAGTGGAAGCAATGCATCGACTGTGTGGCCAACCTGGATGTCCTGGGCTCCCTGGCGGAGTATGCGACTCACCAGATGGTCATCTGTGTGCCAGAGCTGGTCTCTGGAGTGGATCAGCCATTCATCGAGCTGGAAGAGGGCTACCATCCATGTGTCAACGCCTCCACCTACATCCCCAACGGCCTGGAACTGGGCACCAAGTCAGAGGCTCCGCTATCCCTGCTCACAGGTCCCAATATGGGCGGCAAGAGCACGCTGATGAGGGAACTGGGACTGCTGGTGATCATGGCGCAAATT GGTGCTCACATTCCCGCTGCTAGCTGCCGCCTCTCATTGGTGGACAGAATCTTCACGCGTCTGGGTGCCCAAGATGATATTCTTGCCGGGCACAGTACCTTCCTCGTGGAGCTGAACGAAACCTCGCTCATTCTCAAGCACGCCACATGCCATTCTCTTGTGCTGCTCGACGAACTGGGCAGGGGAACGGCCACCTACGATGGCACAGCGATTGCCGCCTCTGTGGTCAACTTCCTGGCCAATCTCAAGTGTCGCACCTTGTTCTCCACGCACTACCACAATCTGATTGACTTCTTCCACAACGACAAGAGGATTACCCTGGGTCACATGGCTTGCATGGTGGAGAATGAGGACAACGAGGATCCCACGCAAGAAACGGTTACGTTCCTATATAAATACACAGCGGGTGCTTGTCCGAAATCGTATGGTTTCAATGCTGCCAAACTAGCTGGAATGCCGCAAGCAATTATCAAGCGGGCCTACGAG CTTTCGAAGAAAGTCGAGGCCATTGCTCTGCAGCGCAAGATTACGGCGAAGATCGTAGCCGCCACCGCAGGCAAAGAAGATTCCAAGAAGGAGAAATTAAATGCACTAAAAGATTTACTCAGGCAGCTAAAAATGTGCCATGTTTAA